A window of the Sphaerobacter thermophilus DSM 20745 genome harbors these coding sequences:
- a CDS encoding thiamine pyrophosphate-dependent enzyme, with product MIPIDTALYLSDYLLRNGTQRVSVAPDPEVATILNACRLRGISTIITPDATGGAMLAAAESAVHGGTGVIVTGSGPSAAAVATAAAQAQIERRSLIAITVEPDGDETRVAARRTLDLRALFASVSKGSYRLRADNARELVPLAWHLATTPPRGVVHLRVYSDELTRPAAPVRGQAHPPAPPPSEEYETLRRRAADLISAAQRIVVLVGPDAVEGRAETAARLLAEQWGAALIVTPMAKGAVPETDPAFAGVYGALGDYPIVELIEHSDLVVAFGATSADFVRPWRTSVPTILLTPNGPDPGLTAEVTLVGPLNALANNLPRQAGAYGDGEQRASAARRGIQDALGHPAPDAQPITPQHVIAELRRLASADVPLAVETDLVGLVAAQLWTTTQPRTFLMSNGLGLPGAGLALALAAALHRDGAPVIWLGTDTPLAIRSSLLAHVRDVRVPLPLVVINQGVHLDLLRVQEHAGYPGVGSEYAPLNLEALAALHGLAYSRVESPDNLTGTIAAAFTAGRPSLVEVVTERDYWWRRG from the coding sequence GTGATTCCCATCGACACGGCGCTCTACCTGTCTGACTATCTCCTGCGCAACGGCACCCAGCGCGTCTCGGTGGCTCCGGACCCCGAGGTAGCCACGATCCTCAATGCCTGCCGGCTGCGGGGGATATCGACCATCATCACCCCCGACGCTACGGGTGGCGCGATGCTCGCCGCCGCTGAGAGCGCCGTTCACGGCGGGACCGGCGTGATCGTCACCGGCAGCGGCCCGAGCGCCGCCGCGGTGGCCACTGCCGCGGCGCAGGCTCAGATCGAGCGGCGCTCCCTCATCGCCATCACCGTCGAGCCGGATGGAGACGAAACCCGCGTCGCCGCCCGGCGCACCCTCGACCTGCGGGCGCTCTTCGCCAGCGTGAGCAAGGGGTCCTACCGCCTGCGCGCCGACAACGCGCGGGAGTTGGTCCCCCTGGCGTGGCACCTCGCCACCACGCCGCCGCGCGGGGTCGTTCACCTGCGGGTCTACAGCGACGAGTTGACCAGGCCGGCTGCCCCGGTGCGCGGTCAGGCACATCCCCCCGCGCCGCCTCCCAGCGAGGAGTACGAGACACTTCGCCGCCGCGCGGCCGACCTGATCAGCGCCGCGCAGCGCATCGTCGTCCTGGTCGGACCGGACGCGGTCGAGGGCCGCGCCGAAACGGCCGCGCGGCTCCTTGCCGAGCAGTGGGGCGCGGCGCTGATCGTGACGCCGATGGCCAAGGGCGCGGTGCCTGAGACCGACCCCGCCTTCGCCGGGGTATACGGCGCACTGGGCGACTACCCAATCGTCGAGTTGATTGAGCACAGCGACCTCGTCGTCGCGTTCGGTGCCACCAGCGCCGACTTTGTCCGGCCCTGGCGCACCTCGGTCCCGACGATCCTGCTCACCCCCAACGGGCCGGACCCCGGCCTCACGGCCGAGGTCACCCTGGTCGGTCCCCTCAACGCGCTCGCCAACAACCTCCCACGCCAGGCAGGCGCATATGGAGACGGGGAGCAGCGGGCGAGCGCCGCTCGCCGCGGCATTCAGGACGCCCTCGGGCACCCGGCTCCCGACGCACAGCCGATCACTCCCCAGCACGTCATCGCCGAGCTACGGCGGTTGGCGTCCGCCGACGTCCCGCTCGCGGTGGAGACCGACCTGGTGGGGCTGGTCGCAGCCCAGCTCTGGACCACCACCCAGCCGCGTACGTTCCTCATGAGCAACGGCCTCGGGTTGCCCGGTGCCGGGCTGGCACTCGCCCTCGCGGCCGCGCTCCACCGGGACGGCGCGCCGGTCATCTGGCTGGGGACGGATACCCCGCTTGCGATCCGCTCCTCACTGCTGGCCCACGTTCGCGACGTGCGGGTTCCCTTGCCCCTTGTGGTCATCAACCAGGGTGTGCACCTCGACCTGCTGCGGGTGCAGGAGCACGCCGGGTACCCGGGAGTGGGCAGCGAGTACGCGCCACTGAACCTGGAGGCGCTCGCGGCCCTCCACGGTCTGGCCTATTCCCGCGTCGAGTCCCCCGACAACCTCACCGGCACCATCGCTGCCGCCTTCACGGCAGGCCGGCCCTCTTTGGTCGAGGTCGTCACCGAGCGCGACTACTGGTGGCGCCGCGGCTAG
- a CDS encoding NUDIX hydrolase produces MPRIVSDIVDVYVFRRTKHGAQFLVVRRRPDLVLGDTWQSVHGKIEPGESAVEAARREVQEHTGLTPTKLYSADYINQFYDHKTDSVVLAPAFAVQVEPRAQPRLSQEYCDYAWCDLEETVARLPLASQRWAARHIYDVIAMGGEEAEFYALP; encoded by the coding sequence ATGCCGCGGATCGTCAGCGATATCGTAGACGTCTACGTCTTTCGCCGGACCAAGCATGGCGCCCAGTTCCTCGTCGTTCGCCGCCGTCCTGACCTCGTGCTGGGCGATACCTGGCAGTCCGTCCACGGCAAGATCGAGCCGGGCGAGAGCGCCGTCGAGGCGGCCCGCCGCGAGGTGCAGGAGCACACCGGCCTGACCCCGACCAAGCTCTACTCCGCCGACTACATCAACCAGTTCTACGACCACAAGACCGACAGCGTGGTGCTCGCACCAGCCTTCGCCGTTCAGGTCGAGCCGCGAGCACAGCCACGTCTCTCCCAGGAGTACTGCGACTACGCGTGGTGCGACCTGGAGGAAACGGTCGCCCGCTTGCCGCTCGCCAGCCAGCGCTGGGCCGCCCGGCACATCTACGATGTCATCGCCATGGGCGGCGAGGAGGCCGAATTCTACGCCCTCCCCTAA
- a CDS encoding aminotransferase class V-fold PLP-dependent enzyme, whose amino-acid sequence MIYLDNAATSWPKPEPVYETLGSFLREAGANPGRSGHRMAVRAAAAVEGTRAALARLFGVDDPRRVIFAANATDALNLAIKGILSAGDHVVTTVMEHNSVRRPLRALEVIGVSTTKVPADAEGFVTPDAVRAALQPNTRLVAITHASNVNGAIQPIAEIAEVLADHGAFLLVDAAQTAGTLPFTLDEIGADLLAFPGHKGLMGPPGTGGLILGPRVEIDDLTPVREGGTGGNSEEDFQPRSLPARYEAGTVNTVGIAALGAALEVIAETGVAAIGAHEREMTTRLIEGLREIPGVRVLSPSDPERRVAVVSITVDGWEPTDFGAALDDAFQIACRTGLHCAPEACQALGAFPGGTVRFSPGFFTTADEIDRTIEAVRELAKASLQMV is encoded by the coding sequence ATGATCTACCTCGACAACGCTGCCACCAGTTGGCCAAAACCGGAGCCGGTCTACGAGACGCTTGGGTCGTTCCTGCGTGAGGCCGGAGCCAACCCGGGCCGTTCCGGCCACCGGATGGCGGTGCGCGCTGCGGCTGCAGTCGAAGGAACCCGCGCGGCACTCGCGCGCCTCTTCGGGGTGGACGACCCGCGCCGGGTCATCTTCGCCGCCAACGCCACCGACGCGCTGAACCTGGCGATCAAGGGCATCCTCTCGGCCGGCGACCACGTCGTGACGACGGTGATGGAGCACAACTCAGTGCGCCGGCCGCTCCGCGCGCTCGAGGTGATCGGCGTCTCAACCACCAAGGTCCCTGCCGATGCCGAGGGCTTCGTCACGCCCGACGCAGTGCGGGCTGCGCTCCAGCCCAACACCCGTCTGGTGGCGATTACCCACGCCTCGAACGTGAACGGCGCCATCCAGCCGATCGCCGAGATCGCCGAGGTGCTGGCAGACCACGGCGCCTTCCTGCTCGTCGATGCCGCGCAGACGGCGGGGACACTGCCCTTCACGCTGGACGAGATCGGCGCCGATCTGCTCGCCTTTCCGGGCCACAAGGGGCTGATGGGTCCGCCGGGGACCGGGGGCCTGATCCTCGGCCCGCGGGTGGAGATCGACGACCTGACCCCGGTGCGCGAGGGCGGCACCGGCGGCAATTCCGAGGAGGATTTCCAGCCGCGCTCGCTCCCCGCGCGCTACGAGGCAGGCACCGTCAACACGGTCGGCATCGCCGCCCTCGGCGCGGCGCTGGAGGTCATCGCGGAGACGGGCGTCGCCGCGATCGGCGCCCATGAGCGCGAAATGACCACCCGGCTCATCGAGGGACTGCGCGAGATCCCGGGCGTCCGCGTCCTCTCGCCGAGCGACCCCGAGCGGCGCGTGGCCGTGGTCTCGATCACCGTCGACGGCTGGGAGCCGACCGACTTCGGCGCGGCCCTTGACGACGCATTCCAGATCGCCTGCCGCACCGGGTTGCACTGCGCGCCCGAGGCGTGCCAGGCGCTCGGCGCCTTCCCGGGGGGCACGGTGCGGTTCAGTCCCGGATTCTTCACCACCGCCGACGAGATCGACCGGACCATCGAGGCGGTGCGCGAGTTGGCCAAAGCCTCGCTCCAGATGGTGTGA
- a CDS encoding ThiF family adenylyltransferase — MGHVIETRTTPARYQRQAIFAPIGPEGQQRIQRARVCVIGVGALGTHVADTLARAGVGFLRIVDRDVPELTNLQRQILFDESDLDAGLPKAIAAARRLSAINSEIEIDARAIDVNQTNIESLITDVDFVIDGTDNFEIRYLLNDACVKLGKPWIYGGVIGSYGMSMTILPGETPCLRCVFPDPPPPGEAPTCDTAGVIGPAVAAVAAIESAEALKLATGARENLNRTLLSLDIWDLSFDRIPLGAPNPECPCCGRRQFEFLNREAPSHTTQLCGRDAVQVLVHPPARITLASLAERLKPVGEVGYNAYLLRFRTDGYDLTVFPDGRAIIKGTTDPVEARSVYARYIGM, encoded by the coding sequence ATGGGTCACGTGATCGAGACACGCACCACGCCCGCGCGCTACCAGCGCCAAGCCATCTTCGCGCCGATCGGACCCGAGGGCCAGCAGCGCATCCAGCGGGCGCGCGTCTGCGTCATCGGCGTCGGCGCGCTGGGCACCCACGTGGCCGATACGCTGGCCCGCGCCGGCGTTGGCTTCCTCCGCATCGTCGACCGCGACGTTCCGGAGCTCACCAATCTGCAGCGGCAGATCCTCTTCGACGAGTCGGATCTCGACGCCGGCCTGCCCAAGGCGATCGCCGCCGCCCGGCGCCTAAGCGCGATCAACTCTGAGATTGAGATCGACGCCCGCGCCATCGATGTCAACCAGACCAACATCGAGAGCCTGATCACCGACGTCGACTTCGTCATCGACGGTACCGACAACTTCGAGATCCGCTACCTGCTCAACGATGCCTGCGTCAAGCTCGGTAAGCCGTGGATCTACGGCGGGGTCATCGGCAGCTACGGTATGTCCATGACGATCCTGCCGGGCGAGACGCCCTGCCTGCGCTGCGTCTTCCCCGACCCGCCGCCACCCGGGGAGGCTCCGACGTGTGACACCGCGGGTGTCATCGGCCCGGCGGTGGCCGCCGTCGCCGCGATTGAGTCCGCCGAGGCGCTGAAACTGGCCACCGGCGCACGCGAGAACCTGAACCGCACCCTGCTCTCGCTCGACATTTGGGATCTCAGCTTCGACCGCATCCCGCTCGGTGCACCAAACCCCGAGTGTCCGTGCTGCGGTCGGCGCCAGTTCGAGTTCCTGAACCGCGAGGCGCCGAGCCACACGACCCAGCTCTGCGGCCGCGACGCGGTTCAGGTGCTGGTCCATCCGCCTGCCCGCATCACGCTGGCGAGCCTCGCCGAGCGGCTCAAGCCCGTGGGCGAGGTGGGGTACAATGCGTACCTGCTGCGCTTCCGCACCGACGGGTATGACCTGACCGTCTTCCCCGACGGACGCGCGATCATCAAGGGCACCACCGACCCCGTGGAGGCGCGCTCCGTCTACGCCCGCTACATCGGTATGTGA
- a CDS encoding prephenate dehydrogenase, with amino-acid sequence MQRVSIIGLGLIGASIGLGLKRWATDNGRREPVLEISGFDVSLDVQNYAKKLGAVDRTEWNLPSAIERADFIVIATPVGAVREVLQSIAEHGRDGVVVTDTGSTKAEVLSWAAEILPPTIHFVGGHPMAGKTQSVEGAEADLFKQATWAVCPTVNASEEAVQTVLGMISALDAEPLFVDAHEHDGFVAAISHLPMLLSVSLMRTVRKDSQWRDIRQLSSSGFRDVSRLAGGSPEMYRDICATNRENIVRWVDTAIEDLQYLRDLIATGSEETLETLRAVFEEARDARADWVTTERRSGGLVQDADKELTPFSMGEQMQQMLFGSLFRRKPRTGRDPRGGDKRGVRPERE; translated from the coding sequence ATGCAGAGGGTCTCGATCATCGGGCTCGGCTTAATCGGCGCATCCATTGGATTGGGGCTCAAGCGCTGGGCAACTGACAACGGCCGACGCGAGCCGGTTCTGGAGATCTCCGGCTTCGATGTCAGCCTCGACGTGCAGAACTACGCCAAGAAGCTGGGCGCGGTGGACCGCACGGAGTGGAACCTCCCCAGCGCGATCGAGCGTGCCGATTTCATCGTCATCGCCACTCCCGTCGGGGCAGTGCGTGAGGTACTGCAGTCGATTGCCGAGCACGGCCGGGACGGCGTGGTCGTCACTGACACGGGAAGCACCAAGGCTGAGGTCCTCTCCTGGGCAGCCGAGATCCTCCCGCCTACGATCCACTTCGTCGGCGGGCATCCGATGGCCGGGAAGACCCAGAGCGTGGAGGGCGCCGAGGCCGACCTGTTCAAGCAGGCGACCTGGGCGGTTTGCCCCACCGTCAACGCGAGCGAGGAGGCGGTCCAGACCGTCCTGGGCATGATCTCGGCGCTGGATGCGGAGCCGCTCTTCGTCGACGCGCACGAGCACGACGGGTTCGTGGCCGCCATCAGCCACCTCCCGATGCTCCTGTCCGTCTCGCTCATGCGCACCGTGCGGAAGGACTCCCAGTGGCGGGACATCCGCCAGCTCTCGTCCAGCGGCTTCCGCGACGTGTCGCGCCTGGCGGGTGGAAGCCCGGAGATGTACCGGGACATCTGCGCCACCAACCGTGAGAACATCGTGCGCTGGGTCGACACCGCCATTGAAGACTTGCAGTACCTGCGCGACCTGATCGCCACCGGCAGCGAGGAGACGTTGGAGACGCTGCGAGCGGTCTTCGAAGAGGCGCGCGATGCCCGGGCCGACTGGGTCACCACCGAGCGACGCAGCGGGGGACTGGTGCAGGACGCCGATAAGGAACTGACGCCCTTCTCGATGGGCGAGCAGATGCAGCAGATGCTGTTCGGTAGCCTGTTCCGCCGCAAGCCGCGCACCGGCCGGGACCCGCGCGGCGGAGATAAGCGCGGCGTGCGACCCGAGCGGGAGTAG
- a CDS encoding SH3 domain-containing protein: protein MAISILIIIAGFIWIYVRLGPYLSDFIPSGAADATPSPTEVAAVATPAATPAPAEPTPAPPPPTPTWQATHRVSANTDVNFRSGPNTISPPIRTLAPGTLLQFLGEEQQTGNTTWMRCRLEDGTEGWIAATLVAPYEP from the coding sequence ATGGCAATCAGCATCCTCATCATCATCGCGGGCTTTATTTGGATCTACGTCCGGCTCGGTCCCTACCTGAGCGACTTCATCCCGAGCGGCGCCGCCGACGCGACGCCGTCCCCGACGGAGGTGGCCGCCGTTGCCACGCCGGCGGCGACGCCGGCACCGGCCGAGCCGACCCCGGCGCCACCGCCGCCGACGCCGACCTGGCAGGCAACGCACCGGGTGAGCGCCAACACCGACGTGAACTTCCGCTCGGGACCCAACACGATCTCGCCGCCGATACGCACCCTCGCACCGGGCACCCTCCTGCAGTTCCTGGGCGAGGAGCAGCAGACGGGCAACACCACCTGGATGCGCTGTCGCCTGGAAGACGGCACCGAGGGCTGGATCGCCGCCACACTGGTGGCACCCTACGAGCCGTAA
- a CDS encoding aldehyde dehydrogenase family protein, translating to MAQFKNFIGGKWVDSRSGEEFERTNPATGELIGTFPKSTEEDVQAAVEAAREAFNRWRLYPAPKRGEILYRVGQLLIERKEQLAREMTEEMGKVLTEARGDVQEGIDMTFYMAGEGRRLWGQTTPSELPNKWNMSVRKPLGVVGVITPWNFPLAIPTWKIMPALIAGNTVVFKPASYTSRMAVRLVEIFQEAGLPDGVINLVMGSGETVGNAILRHPDVALISFTGSTDTGTHVSVEGARLGKRVSLELGGKNAIIVMDDADIDLAVDGILWSAFGTSGQRCTAASRVIAHRAIQQELVEKLAARAGGMRLGYGLEETTDIGPVVSASQLERVHSYVAIGQDEGAELVVGGKIARDGELARGHFHESTIFNNVKPTMRIAQEEIFGPVTAVIPVDGLDEAIEVANGVKYGLSAAIYTRDVNKAFRAMQDIFTGILYVNAGTIGAEIHLPFGGTKATGNGHREAGQAALDVFTEWQSIYVDYSGRLQRAQIDT from the coding sequence ATGGCGCAGTTCAAGAACTTCATCGGTGGCAAGTGGGTGGACTCACGCAGCGGCGAGGAGTTCGAACGCACCAACCCGGCCACCGGTGAGCTGATCGGGACGTTTCCCAAGAGCACGGAGGAGGACGTTCAGGCTGCAGTCGAGGCGGCGCGCGAAGCCTTCAATCGCTGGCGGCTCTACCCGGCGCCGAAGCGGGGTGAGATCCTCTACCGGGTCGGCCAGCTCCTGATCGAGCGTAAGGAGCAACTTGCCCGGGAAATGACGGAGGAGATGGGCAAGGTCCTCACCGAGGCACGTGGGGACGTGCAGGAAGGCATCGACATGACCTTCTACATGGCGGGCGAAGGTCGCCGCCTGTGGGGTCAGACGACGCCGTCCGAGCTTCCCAACAAGTGGAACATGTCGGTGCGCAAGCCGCTCGGCGTGGTCGGCGTGATTACCCCGTGGAACTTCCCGCTGGCGATCCCGACCTGGAAGATCATGCCCGCCCTCATCGCCGGGAACACCGTCGTCTTCAAGCCCGCGAGCTACACCTCGCGCATGGCCGTGCGGCTGGTGGAGATCTTCCAGGAGGCCGGCCTGCCCGACGGTGTGATCAACCTGGTCATGGGCAGCGGCGAGACAGTCGGTAATGCCATCCTGCGCCATCCGGACGTCGCGCTCATCTCCTTCACCGGCTCGACCGACACCGGCACCCACGTCTCGGTCGAAGGCGCACGCCTGGGCAAGCGGGTCTCGCTGGAGCTGGGCGGCAAGAACGCGATTATCGTCATGGACGACGCTGACATCGACCTGGCGGTCGACGGGATCCTCTGGAGCGCCTTCGGCACCTCCGGCCAGCGCTGCACGGCCGCCAGCCGGGTCATCGCCCATCGCGCGATCCAGCAGGAGCTGGTCGAGAAGTTGGCCGCGCGTGCCGGCGGGATGCGCCTCGGCTACGGCCTGGAGGAGACGACCGACATCGGGCCGGTGGTCAGCGCCTCGCAGCTGGAGCGGGTCCACTCCTACGTCGCCATCGGCCAGGACGAGGGGGCCGAACTGGTGGTGGGCGGCAAGATCGCCCGCGACGGTGAGCTGGCCCGCGGCCACTTCCACGAGTCGACGATCTTCAACAACGTCAAGCCGACGATGCGCATCGCGCAGGAGGAGATCTTCGGCCCGGTCACGGCGGTCATCCCGGTGGACGGCCTGGATGAAGCGATCGAGGTGGCCAACGGCGTGAAGTACGGGCTGTCCGCCGCGATCTACACCCGGGACGTGAACAAGGCGTTCCGGGCGATGCAGGACATCTTCACCGGCATCCTGTACGTCAACGCCGGGACGATCGGCGCGGAGATCCACCTGCCGTTCGGCGGCACCAAGGCGACCGGCAACGGCCACCGCGAGGCCGGCCAGGCCGCGCTGGATGTGTTCACTGAATGGCAGAGCATCTACGTCGACTACAGCGGCCGCCTGCAGCGCGCGCAGATAGACACGTAG
- a CDS encoding glycosyltransferase family 87 protein, which produces MLSKDDAAPITTLSRQSLIRAIRTAARWLALLLLTSQPVIIVIAHLYYTGLFFYLGIDWAMFWAAARAFVSDGPASVYNLEVLHRHLMPTYAYYGEGVTLEQVNPVPYPPLFQLLVLPFSLAGPVGGFVLWTLANVALLGVAIAGLARRVQGSSRAITVAALLLWWPVPSGLLVGQPIGLLVFAFYRGYLALERRDDLRAGCWLGVLLLKPQYLAPLVLVLLFKRRWATLGGLTAAGCVILASSFLIMGLDGVVAYVSTVLGYADGFVLTRYKMTPETMISWRGLLAATVPGLGEREGQALLALLSLATLALLPRIWRGHWAPESPRFAAQVLATMFVTLLVGYDVHPHGAAFLLVPGIAVYAQQPRTWWVTVGAGLMLFLPPITTFFPPPISTAPGPSTFAWCVILSLAFLVWHLGREQAATESTRDPVRYDSPAASIPPAT; this is translated from the coding sequence ATGCTGAGTAAGGACGATGCTGCTCCAATCACCACTCTATCGCGCCAGTCACTCATTCGTGCTATACGCACGGCTGCGCGCTGGCTCGCACTCCTGCTGCTCACCAGCCAGCCCGTCATCATCGTGATAGCCCACCTGTACTACACCGGGCTCTTCTTCTATCTCGGGATCGACTGGGCCATGTTCTGGGCCGCGGCGCGGGCGTTCGTCAGCGACGGACCGGCCTCGGTCTACAACCTCGAGGTGCTGCATCGGCACCTCATGCCCACCTACGCCTACTACGGCGAGGGGGTAACGCTTGAGCAAGTGAACCCGGTGCCCTACCCACCGCTGTTCCAACTGCTCGTGCTGCCGTTCAGCCTCGCGGGGCCAGTCGGGGGCTTCGTGCTCTGGACCCTGGCCAATGTCGCGCTGCTCGGGGTTGCGATCGCAGGACTCGCCCGGCGCGTGCAGGGGAGTTCCCGAGCGATCACGGTAGCAGCACTCCTCCTGTGGTGGCCGGTTCCCAGTGGGCTCCTGGTTGGACAACCGATCGGGCTGCTCGTCTTCGCCTTCTACCGGGGCTACCTCGCCCTGGAACGACGGGATGACCTGCGCGCCGGGTGCTGGCTGGGCGTCCTCCTCCTGAAGCCACAGTACCTGGCGCCTCTGGTACTGGTGCTCCTGTTCAAGCGTCGTTGGGCGACACTCGGGGGACTCACCGCGGCCGGGTGCGTGATCCTCGCCTCTTCGTTCCTCATCATGGGCCTAGACGGGGTCGTTGCCTACGTCTCGACAGTGCTCGGCTACGCGGACGGCTTCGTCCTCACCCGGTACAAGATGACCCCCGAGACCATGATCAGTTGGCGGGGGCTGCTCGCGGCGACAGTGCCCGGGCTCGGTGAACGGGAGGGACAGGCCCTCCTCGCACTCCTCTCGCTCGCGACGCTCGCACTGCTCCCCCGCATCTGGCGCGGCCACTGGGCACCCGAGTCGCCACGGTTTGCCGCACAAGTGCTAGCCACCATGTTCGTCACGCTGCTGGTGGGCTACGACGTTCACCCCCACGGCGCCGCCTTCCTGCTCGTCCCCGGCATCGCCGTCTATGCGCAACAACCCCGCACCTGGTGGGTCACGGTCGGGGCGGGGCTGATGCTCTTCCTCCCGCCGATAACCACCTTCTTCCCTCCGCCGATATCCACCGCGCCAGGGCCATCCACGTTCGCTTGGTGCGTCATCCTGTCCCTCGCCTTCCTCGTCTGGCACCTCGGACGGGAGCAAGCAGCAACTGAGTCAACGCGTGACCCAGTCCGCTACGACAGCCCGGCTGCCAGCATCCCCCCGGCGACCTAG
- a CDS encoding glycosyltransferase family 87 protein: protein MKVTITHPEGDAEGTARFRTPTRRLAETAGALLPAMLTVLVSIMAVTMMLQSLVHGWIGWPAFDYRAFAAAGRAFIEHGAVGAYDLPTLTRVGRELVGSDDATIPVAPYPPAFLLLLAPFGLLPFIQGFFVWFLINLAGALYSLHSLAARFTSHRRKMVLLSVLSLPVLDGLLVGQPIALLLLGMSGLYRSLESGRDGRAGLWGGLLLFKPQYVVLLTLVLALKRRWRVLGGFAISGAGLALMSVLAAGLDGVRAYLHLLGGTGAIDSDVLGINPEAMMTWRGLVVHLAPDAPDIVAGGVVVLLTALTAVAMVPVWRGAWLPGSPRFALQMLATTAAGLLVSYHSHTHGAALLVVPLLAAAASGVLPRSAQVLVILGLLVSSALVILLAWQEIVWRPAVAVLFVAVCGGLLMVGLSAFRRSSPERRTALAVPRREARVSSEAGPS, encoded by the coding sequence TTGAAGGTAACCATCACCCACCCCGAAGGTGATGCCGAGGGTACGGCGCGATTCCGTACTCCCACGAGGCGGCTGGCCGAGACCGCTGGTGCGCTCCTCCCCGCGATGCTGACGGTGCTGGTGTCGATCATGGCGGTGACCATGATGCTCCAGTCCCTGGTGCATGGATGGATCGGCTGGCCGGCGTTCGACTACCGGGCGTTTGCCGCGGCGGGCCGGGCGTTCATCGAGCATGGCGCGGTTGGGGCCTACGATCTGCCGACTCTGACCCGCGTCGGGCGGGAGCTAGTGGGGAGCGATGACGCCACGATCCCGGTGGCGCCGTACCCGCCAGCGTTTCTGCTCCTCCTTGCCCCGTTTGGGTTGCTTCCCTTCATTCAGGGCTTCTTCGTCTGGTTCCTCATAAATCTGGCCGGCGCGCTCTACAGCCTCCACTCGCTGGCGGCGCGATTCACCTCCCATCGACGCAAGATGGTGCTGCTCAGCGTGCTCTCGCTCCCGGTCCTCGACGGCCTGTTGGTGGGGCAACCGATCGCACTCCTCCTCCTTGGAATGTCTGGCCTCTACCGTAGTCTGGAGTCCGGCCGGGACGGGCGGGCGGGGCTGTGGGGTGGGCTCTTGCTGTTCAAGCCGCAGTACGTCGTGCTCCTCACGCTCGTGCTCGCGCTGAAGCGGCGCTGGCGTGTGCTGGGCGGGTTCGCCATAAGCGGAGCGGGGCTGGCGCTCATGTCAGTGCTCGCCGCGGGGCTCGACGGTGTGCGGGCATACCTGCACCTGCTCGGCGGGACCGGGGCGATAGACAGTGACGTGTTGGGGATCAACCCGGAGGCGATGATGACCTGGCGCGGCCTGGTGGTTCACCTCGCGCCAGACGCTCCGGACATCGTCGCTGGTGGTGTGGTCGTGCTCCTGACTGCGCTCACCGCTGTTGCCATGGTCCCGGTATGGCGCGGTGCCTGGCTCCCCGGCAGCCCACGCTTCGCTTTACAGATGCTCGCCACAACGGCTGCAGGGTTGCTGGTGAGCTACCACAGTCACACGCACGGGGCAGCACTCCTGGTGGTCCCACTGCTCGCCGCGGCAGCCTCGGGCGTCCTTCCCAGGAGCGCCCAGGTCCTTGTAATCCTCGGCCTCCTTGTTTCGTCGGCACTCGTCATCCTGCTGGCCTGGCAGGAGATCGTATGGAGACCTGCCGTGGCTGTGCTCTTCGTCGCTGTCTGTGGCGGTCTGCTTATGGTCGGCCTCAGTGCGTTCCGGCGGAGCAGCCCCGAGCGGCGCACGGCGCTGGCAGTCCCGAGGCGGGAGGCGCGCGTGAGCTCGGAAGCAGGGCCGTCGTGA